A window of Polynucleobacter sp. KF022 genomic DNA:
GACGCAAATGCCAATCACTGGCCTGCTGATATTGATGAGCTACCTGCAAGAGGCGTGCTTCAGAAAAATAATTGCCGATGAGCTGCATGCCAATAGGTAAATTATTGGCATTAAATCCGCATGGCACACTCATTGCCGGCAGGCCTGCCAAGTTTGTTGATAGCGTATAAATATCTTCTAAATACATTTGCACAGGGTCTTTTGACTTTTCACCTAAGCGCCAGGCTACATCAGGGGCTACGGGCCCCAAGATGACATCACATTGATTAAAAGCCGCCTGAAAATCTGCCGCAATAATGCGACGAATCTTTTGCGCCTGAAGATAGTAAGCATCATAGTAACCATGACAAAGGACATAGGTTCCAATCATGATGCGGCGCTTTACTTCCGAGCCAAAACCCTCGGTGCGAGACTTAGCATACATATCACCAAGATCACGGTATTCATTTGCGCGATATCCGTAACGAACACCATCAAAGCGACTCAAATTACTCGATGCTTCTGCAGGTGCTAAAACGTAATAAACGGGGATAGATAATTTGGTTTTGGGCAAACTTACTTCAATTAATGTGGCGCCTAAGTTTTCTAAAAGCTTGGAGGCTTCATTAACGGACTTGGCAACATCGCTTGCTAAACCTTCAGCAAAAAATTCTTTTGGTAAACCAACACGCAAACCATCTAGTGGTTTTGCTGAATTGTTGTTTCCATCTTTCCAGTTTTGGTTGAGGTAACGGCCGTAATCTTCTCCGGAGTCCGCTAAAGAAGTGGAGTCACGTGGATCATGCGAAGACATTGCTGAAAGCAGCAAAGCGCAATCTTCTGCGGTCTTGCCCATCGGGCCCGCTTGATCGAGTGAAGATGCGTAGGCAATCATGCCGTAACGAGAAACACGCCCATAGCTGGGCTTAATTCCAGTTAAGCCACAAAATGCAGCTGGCTGGCGAATGGAGCCGCCTGTATCGGTACCAGTAGCAATCGGCGCTAACCCAGCAGCAACTGCTGCTGCAGAGCCGCCTGAAGAACCGCCGGCAACGTGCGCGGCATTCCATGGATTTAAAACCGGGCCGTAAGCAGAGTTTTCATTAGAAGAGCCCATAGCGAACTCATCCATATTTGTCTTGCCCAGACAAACCATGCCAGCGCCATGGGGATTGTTTTCATCTGGGATACCCAGATTCGCCACTACCGTGGCATCGAATGGGCTCTGGTATCCCTCCAGGATTTTGGAGGCTGCAGTCGACTTCCAGCCACGCGTTACAAAGACATCTTTATGCGCAATGGGGATGCCGGTTAATTTGCCCGCTTTGCCAGATGAAATTAACTGATCTGCTTTATTAGCTTGCTCTAAGCTTAAGTGAGCATTCACATCAAGATAGGCATTCCACTGCTTTCCAGCTTCAATACGGTTCAAAAAGTACTGAGTGAGCTCGGTGCTAGAAACCTCTTTAGCGGCTAGCGCTTTTGCCATTAAGGCTATAGGAGTGTTGTGCCAACTCATTCGATCACCCTTGGTACAAGGAAGTAGCCATCCTGCTGCGCAGGGGCTGATTGCATGTTTTCGGCGCGATGGTCAGACTCGGTCACTTGGTCAGCACGCATAGGCTGGGCCAAATCACGCAAAAAGAGGATGGGATGAGCCAAAGGCTCAAGCCCGCTTGTATCAACGGCCTGCATTTCCTCCACCAAGGAAAAAATGGCCTGCAATTGAGGCAAAACTGCCTCGGCTTCTGCCTGATTTAACTCAAGCCTAGAAAGGTGCGCAATGCGCTGGACATCATCAAGTTTCATGGGGCGCTAGAGTATCATTCCTATATATTTTCATTAACACTTTCTATTTTCCCACTACATCATGTTTGGTTTTTTCCGCAGCTACTTTTCCAATGACCTAGCCATCGACCTAGGAACCGCCAACACCTTAATTTATATGCGTGAGCGGGGTATTGTCCTCGATGAACCCTCAGTAGTGGCAATTCGCCAAGAGGGTGGTCCAAACGGCAAAAAGACCATTTTGGCCGTCGGCAAAGAGGCAAAAGCGATGTTGGGACGCGTTCCAGGGAATATTGAGGCAATTCGCCCAATGAAAGACGGCGTTATCGCTGACTTCACCATTACCGAACAAATGCTCAAGCAATTTATCAAGCTTGTGCACGAGAGCAAATTATTAAAGCCAAGCCCACGCATCATCATTTGCGTTCCTTGTGGATCTACTCAAGTTGAACGTCGTGCGATTCGTGAATCTGCATTAGGCGCTGGCGCATCACAAGTATTTTTAATTGAAGAGCCGATGGCTGCTGCAATTGGTTCTGGCTTGCCAGTTTCTGAAGCTGCTGGTTCGATGGTTGTCGACATCGGTGGCGGTACAACCGAAGTTGGCGTGATGTCATTGGGCGGCATGGTTTACAAAGGCTCCGTTCGTGTTGGTGGCGACAAGTTTGACGAAGCAATTACCAATTACATCCGTCGTAACTACGGCATGTTGATCGGCGAACAAACTGCTGAGTTGATCAAGAAAACCATTGGCTCCGCTTTCCCCGGCGCCGAAGTGCGCGAGATGGAAGTAAAAGGTCGCAATCTTTCAGAAGGTATTCCACGTAGCTTTACAGTTACCAGCAATGAAATCTTGGAAGCATTAACCGATCCGTTGAATCAAATTGTGACCGCAGTAAAAGCGGCTCTCGAGCAGATTCCACCTGAGTTGGCATCCGATATCGCTGAACGCGGCATGATGCTAACTGGCGGCGGCGCTTTATTGCGTGATCTTGATCGCCTCTTGCTTGAAGAAACTGGCCTGCCAATTCATGTTGCAGAAGATCCTTTAACTTGCGTGGCTCGTGGTTGCGGTATCGCACTTGAGCGCATGGATAAGTTAGGCGGAGTGTTCTCGCACGAGTAAGCGACATACACGTCGACCAGGGAATTGCAACATAGCGCTCCACCACTTTTCAGACAGGGCATTCCGGCCTTACTTAAACTGATTGTCTGTCTGTCGATCAGCATCGCTCTGATGCTGATCGATTTTCGTTTTAAAGCTCTTGATCCAATTCGTAACAATGTGAATTGGGTGTTACGTCCGCTTGAATACGTGATGATGATGCCGCGCAATGCACTTGAAGCAACATCAGAATATTTCACCACTAGATCAACTCTGGATCAAGAAAACCAAGTGATGAAAGTACGTCAAGCGGAGCTTTCTCTACTGGCAAATCAATCAGAATTTTTGATGGTGGAAAACCAAAACTTGCGTGAGCTGATGGCTTTGCAAAAACAGGTGCCATTTAAAACACTACCAGTAGAAATTCTATTTAATCCACCGAACCCTATTTCACAGCGCATTGTGATTAATCGCGGGAGTAACGACGGCCTTAAGCTAGGCAACCCGATTGCCAATGATTCCGGTATTTTGGGTCAAGTAGTTCGCCTGTATGAGCGCTCTGCCGAGGTTTCTCTGCTGGAAGACCGTGATTTTGCCGTTCCGGTGCAGGTGGCGCGTAACGGACTTCGTGCAGCCGTCTTTGGTGCAGGGCGCGGTAACCCGCTAGAGCTTCGCTACCTACCAGTAGCAAGTGATCTTGAGGTCGGGGATATTTTGCTGACCTCTGGAATTGATGGCATTTACCCTCCCGGTTTTGCAGTAGCCGTCATTAGCAAAATTGAACGCAATGTCGATAAGAATTCCTCAAATGTATTTTGCGTACCAGTTGCAGCAGTAAATCGCTATCGTCAAGCATTGGCGCTTTTATATGATCCGCAGTTTGATGCTAAAGCTCCGACGCTGAATAACAAATCAGCAACCGGTGCGCCGCTAACAAATACTCCTGGTAGACGTCAAACTCGTGCGCGAGGAATGCAATGATTGATTTCCAAAGCGGCTACATTCTGCGCCCGGTAAATCCGGTCTTTATTTACTTCAGCTTATTTTGTGCGCTGCTATTAAATCTATTGCCGATTGGTAACTATGGCTGGGTACCCGATTGGTTGATTCTCTGTATTGTGTTTTGGAATATTCATCAACATCGATATGTGAGCGTGATCACCGCGTTCATTCTTGGTCTCATGATGGATGTTCATAACTCCGATCTCCTAGGCTTGCATGCCTTTAGTTACTCGCTTGTTGCTTATGTCGCCATCTCATGGCACAGACGTATTGTGGCTCTCACGGTGCTGTCACAAGCATTACATCTGCTGCCGATTTTCTTATTGGTATCACTCTTTCCCGTGCTGGCACATTGGTTGCTAAGCGGCGAACTGTATTGGTGGGCTCTCACAGGCGCTATTCAAGCACTGATTGAGGCGATGCTCTGGCCATTGGCAACGCGCATCCTCCTTGCGCCACAGCGTCGCCCTATAGATGTTGATCACAATCGACCACTCTAAGAAACAAGATGGTTTCTTTTAAAAAGCCTGATCTAGACTCATTTCAAGAGCGCATTCACATTGCGACCTTGTTTGTCACCGTTTGTTTTTTATTACTTGTTACTCGCCTTGTATGGCTTCAATTAGTCAGCCATGGAAAATATGCGCTATTAGCAGAGAGTAATCGTATTGCGCTCGTCCCCGCTCCAGCAAACCGAGGTCTTCTAATTGATCGCAATGGTATTGTGATCGGCAGGAATTATTCTGCCCTCACTCTGGATGTGAATGCCGAGGAGGTCAAAGGCAACGTAGACCAATTAATCAACGATCTTTCTGAAATCATTGATATTTCCCCCAGGGATCGCCGTAATTTCAAGCGCTCTCTAGAAGATTCTCGCAATATGGGCACTTTTCCCCTGCGCTCGATGCTCAACGAGACCGAAACAGCCCGTTTTATGGCCAATCGCTACCGTTTTCCTGGGGTAGAAATCCGCGCCCGCAGCTTCCGAGAGTACCCATATAACGAATTAGCCTCCCATTTGATTGGCTATATTGGCCGCGTTTCTCAGAAAGATAAGGAGCGCATGCAGGCCGAAATCGAGGGCGCCAAGGCTGATGATCCAGACGCTTTACAGGCATCTTTCTTGCCAGGCATTCAGTACGTTGGAAAAATTGGTTTAGAGCAGAGCTACGAAACTGTATTACGTGGAGTGCCTGGATACGACCAAGTAGAAATTACTGCTGGCGGCAAACCAGTGCGCACGCTTTCTAGCTCACCATCGATTCCTGGAAAGAATGTAGTTCTCTCAGTTGATATCAAGTTGCAGTATTTGGTGGAGCAACTGTATGGCAATTTCCGTGGTGCGTTTGTGGCAATTGAACCAGAGACTGGCGATGTCTTGGCATTTGTTTCGAAGCCTAACTTTAATCCAAATGATTTTGTTGAAGGCATTGATTCAGTCACCTGGAAAGAGCTAAACGACTCGCCACAAAAGCCACTCTATAACCGCCCGCTTAAAGGTATCTACCCGCCAGGTTCAACTTACAAGCCCTTCATGGCGCTAGCTGCCTTAGAAAATAAAAAGCGCACGCCATCACAAACAATTTCTGATCCTGGTTACTTTGACTTTGGTAATCACACATTCCGTGATGACAAAAAAGGTGGCCATGGCATTGTGGATATGCAAAAGTCGATTGTTGAATCTTGCGACACCTATTACTACTTGCTTGCACGCGATATGGGCGTGAACATGATGCATGACTTTATGAAGCCGCTTGGCTTTGGCCAAATCACTGGCATTGATTTACAAGGCGAGGCAAGAGGTGTCCTACCTTCTACCGAATGGAAGAAAAACACTTTTAAAAAGCCAGAGCAGCAAAAATGGTATGAAGGTGAAACTATTTCTCTAGGCATTGGTCAGGGCTACAACGCTTTCACTATTTTGCAATTAGCCCATGCAATGGCTAACGTAGCAAACAACGGCATCGTCATGAAGCCTCACTTAGTCAAAGCAATTGAAGATCCGTTCACGCGAAATAGAGTACTCACAACACCTAAAGAAAGTTATCGCATCGATCTCAATGCCGAAAATATTGAAGTCATTAAGAAGGCGATGCTTGAAGTGAATATTTCAGGCACTTCTGCAGCTGCATTTAAAGGAACCGGATATCAAGTTGGCGGAAAAACTGGAACTGCACAAGTTTTTAGTTTGAATTCAAAAGAATATAAGCACAGTGCTACTGCAGAGTTCTTGCGCGACCACGCTTTATATATTGCATTCGCTCCAGTAGATAAGCCAACCATTGTGATTGCCATGGTTGTCGAGAATGCAGGCTTTGGAGCGCAACACGCAGCACCAATCGCACGTAAGGCATTGGACTATTACATTGAGGGCAAGTGGCCTAAGGAGATTCCTGAGTGGAAAAGAGCCCCTTAATCAAAGTTAAAGGATTTTTCTTTGGTATTTTTTCCGGATTAGATCGCCAGCTCGGCCTTATTCTGCTTGGCTTAGCGGCAATCGGCTTTTTTACTTTTTTATCGGCGAGTCAAAATACTCCCGTGCAAATTTTAGAAGAGGTGCGTAATCTCGTGCTCTCTTTTGTAGTCATGTGGATCGTGTCACGTATACCGCCTAAGTGGCTAGAGATGGGCGCAGTTTGGATTTATGGATTTGGCGTTGCTCTTTTAATTGCAGTAGCTGCATTTGGCTTAATTAAAAAAGGTGCACGTCGTTGGCTCAATATTGGGGTTGTGATTCAGCCATCTGAGATTATGAAAATTGCAATGCCCCTGATGCTTGCTTGGTATTTTCAGAAACGTGAAGGCATTCAAAAATCTTGGGACTACGGTGTTGCTGGAATTATTTTGGCAATCCCAGTGTTTTTAATCGCACGCCAGCCCGATCTGGGAACTGCTCTTTTAGTTTTTGCGGCTGGTCTTTACGTCATTATTTTGGCAGGCCTACCGTGGAAATGGATTTTGCCTTTTGTTGCTTTAGGCGTTATTGGCATTCTGTTAATTATTATTTTCGGCAGCACTATCTGTGCACATGATGTGGTTTGGCCACTCGTACACAATTATCAAAAGCATCGCATCTGCACTTTATTGGATCCCACTAGCGATCCATTAGGCAAAGGCTTTCACACCATTCAATCTATGATTGCGATTGGTTCTGGCGGATTCTTTGGCAAAGGTTGGTTTCAAGGAACTCAGGCGCACTTAGAATTCATTCCAGAAAAACATACTGACTTTGTATTTGCGGTTTTCTCTGAGGAATTTGGTCTGTTAGGTAACTTGGTCTTGCTAGCACTCTTCTTTGCCTTAATTAAAAGAGGGCTCGCCATCTCTGCAAGTGCGCCAAATTTATTTACGCGCTTGTTAGGTGCCGCCGTGACTTTGATTTTCTTCACCTATGCATTTGTGAACATCGGCATGGTAAGCGGCCTATTGCCAGTTGTTGGAGTGCCACTTCCATTTATCAGTTATGGTGGTACCGCTCTTGTGACCCTGGGATTTGGTGCTGGCATATTGATGAGCATTCATCGTCATCGCCGTTTAGTGCAAAGCTAATTTAGAAACAACTGTTAATACTCTGAAAATTTTCTAGGGAATAAAAAAGCCCGGCATGCCGGGCTTTTTTATCAACAAAGGAAGAATTACTTCTTACGCTTGTTAACTGAATCTTTAAACGCTTTACCAGCAGAAAACTTAACAGTTTTTGCAGCAGCGATTTTGAGTGGCTCGCCAGTTTTTGGGTTACGACCCATACGTGCAGCACGCTTGCCAGAAGCAAATGTACCAAAGCCGATCAGTTGTACTGAGTCACCTTTAGTAACAGCTTTGATGATTGTGTCGATAGCAGAATTCAATGCGAATTCAGCTTTGGCTTTAGAAATCTCCGCGTCGTCAGCAATCGCTGCGATTAGTTCGGCTTTGTTCAAGTGAAGCTCCTTATAGATATTGATGTCAGCGCACATTACGCTTACATGATTTTAACCACAAAAAATTACAAAAATAAAGTTGCGTTACAGCAATTTTTTACTTCAACTACAAACTACTCATCCAAAACTACGATATCAGAAACAAAATACTCCGTATCGCCAAAACAGGTTGTCGGCAAACCGATGTGTTGCTCATACTTTAGGGCAACTTTTTTTCCTAAATTAGCATTTATTTTTTGCGCCACAGCATCTTCACGCACCGTAAAGAGGAATTTTTCTGACATCGTGCCGGGCATAGAGACCATCGCCAACTCACCCTCCCAGGTTTTACATACATAGCCACGATTAGAGAATTTCTGCACATATCCAGCACGCTCGCCACTTCCGTAGCTCCAATTCAGCATGGCCCACGTATAGACTGAAATAGCCACTAACCCAATTAAAACAAGGCTTAAGAGCCACTTTATAAAGCTATTCATCAGAATTTCCTTAGTAAATCTACACACAAACCCTAGTCGGGTGCTTATATCTTCTATATGAAGTATATGAGCATCCAGTTGCGAGAAATAGTCTATTTAAGGCCTATATCCAAATTAAAATATCGATAACTACCTTAAATAGACAAAAGCCATGGAAATTCGTCACGTTATCTTTTTTGTTTTTGTAGTATCAGCAATTTACGTCTATTACAGGGGAAAGGTGCGTTTTGGCGTAGTGAGATCTCTCACTGACTACCAGGTGCTTCTAGCACCAGTAAATACCCTGCTGTACCTATTTTCAAAAGTGAAGGCAAGCGCCTTTATTCCAGTTAGCCAATTTCCTGAAATGGAACCCATTCAAGACAATTGGGAAACCATACGGCAGGAAGCGCTTTCTTTGCAGGAGGGTGGATCCATTGCTGCAGCAACCGGATACAACGACATTGGCTTTAATTCTTTCTTTCGCACTGGTTGGAAGCGTTTTCACCTATGCTGGTACGGAAAAGAGGTGCCGTCAGCCCAAGCTAAATGCCCTAAAACAGTGGCACTGCTGAAATCCATCCCCTCCATTAAGGCGGCCATGTTTGCCTCATTGCCGCCCGGCGCAACCTTGGTACGCCACCGCGACCCTTATGCAGGCTCCTTGCGCTATCACATTGGTCTATCTACGCCAAACAACCCCAAGTGCTTCATTGACGTCGATGGTGAGCGCTATTACTGGAAAGATGGTGAAGCGGTGATGTTTGATGAGACCTACATTCACTTTGCTGCCAATGAAACCGACCAGCAAAGAATTATCTTATTTTGTGATGTTGAGCGTCCTGTGTACACCAAAATAGTTCAGCTACTGAATCGCTGGTTTGGTCGATATGTCATGAGTGCAGCTTCTTCTCAAAACGTAGAAGGCGAAAAAGTTGGTTTTGTAAATGTTCTTTTTACCTATTTCTACCAACTCCGCGCGCAAGCCAAAAAACTTAAAGCAAAACATCGCACCGTTTACTACGTAGGCAAGTGGGTGCTGATTCTAGGAATTTTGTGGGCCATTTTTTGGTAGGCTGATTTTGGTTTTAGGGGCTTAGTAACTGAACAATTTGCTCAGGACTAATGGGGCCCCATATTTCTACTCTTTTCTTGCGGCTATTTTGACCAGACACGAATTGAATTTGCTTTTGAGGCACCCTCAGCTGCTTGGAAAGCCAGGCCAATAGGAGCTCATTTGCCTTATTTTCAAGGGCCGGCGCCTGTAGAGAAATTTTTAAGCAGCCGTCATGAAGGCCAACCACTTTTGTTTGTTTTGCCCCAGGCTGGCAATGCAAATTGAGAGTGATCCCAGTGGGGGTTTGTTTTAACCAAATAGGTGTCATCAAAGTACTTTAAACTGAATCCATGACGATGAAGAATTCTCAAGCTTTAGAGCAGCTATTTACAAACAATCGCACCTGGGCAGAAAGCATGATAGCCAAGGATGCCAACTTTTTTAAGCGCCTTGTCTCTCAACAGGCCCCCGAATACCTTTGGATTGGTTGCTCTGATAGCCGAGTGCCAGCAAATGACATTGTTAATTTGTTGCCTGGTGAATTATTTGTCCATCGAAACGTTGCAAACGTCGTTGTCCACACAGATTTAAATTGTTTATCCGTTATTCAGTTTGCAATTGATTTACTTAAAGTGAAGCATATATTGGTGGTGGGCCATTATGGATGCTCAGGCGTTCATGCGGCACTAACAGATAAGCGAGTCGGTCTGGCTGATAACTGGTTACGCCATGTCAAAGACGTGCATCAAAAACATGAGCGTTATCTAGGCGACATGATCCCAACCCAAAAACGTCAAGATCGTTTATGCGAGCTCAATGTCATTGAGCAAGTAGTGAACGTTTGTG
This region includes:
- the gatA gene encoding Asp-tRNA(Asn)/Glu-tRNA(Gln) amidotransferase subunit GatA, whose protein sequence is MSWHNTPIALMAKALAAKEVSSTELTQYFLNRIEAGKQWNAYLDVNAHLSLEQANKADQLISSGKAGKLTGIPIAHKDVFVTRGWKSTAASKILEGYQSPFDATVVANLGIPDENNPHGAGMVCLGKTNMDEFAMGSSNENSAYGPVLNPWNAAHVAGGSSGGSAAAVAAGLAPIATGTDTGGSIRQPAAFCGLTGIKPSYGRVSRYGMIAYASSLDQAGPMGKTAEDCALLLSAMSSHDPRDSTSLADSGEDYGRYLNQNWKDGNNNSAKPLDGLRVGLPKEFFAEGLASDVAKSVNEASKLLENLGATLIEVSLPKTKLSIPVYYVLAPAEASSNLSRFDGVRYGYRANEYRDLGDMYAKSRTEGFGSEVKRRIMIGTYVLCHGYYDAYYLQAQKIRRIIAADFQAAFNQCDVILGPVAPDVAWRLGEKSKDPVQMYLEDIYTLSTNLAGLPAMSVPCGFNANNLPIGMQLIGNYFSEARLLQVAHQYQQASDWHLRQASEVA
- the gatC gene encoding Asp-tRNA(Asn)/Glu-tRNA(Gln) amidotransferase subunit GatC, whose protein sequence is MKLDDVQRIAHLSRLELNQAEAEAVLPQLQAIFSLVEEMQAVDTSGLEPLAHPILFLRDLAQPMRADQVTESDHRAENMQSAPAQQDGYFLVPRVIE
- a CDS encoding rod shape-determining protein; its protein translation is MFGFFRSYFSNDLAIDLGTANTLIYMRERGIVLDEPSVVAIRQEGGPNGKKTILAVGKEAKAMLGRVPGNIEAIRPMKDGVIADFTITEQMLKQFIKLVHESKLLKPSPRIIICVPCGSTQVERRAIRESALGAGASQVFLIEEPMAAAIGSGLPVSEAAGSMVVDIGGGTTEVGVMSLGGMVYKGSVRVGGDKFDEAITNYIRRNYGMLIGEQTAELIKKTIGSAFPGAEVREMEVKGRNLSEGIPRSFTVTSNEILEALTDPLNQIVTAVKAALEQIPPELASDIAERGMMLTGGGALLRDLDRLLLEETGLPIHVAEDPLTCVARGCGIALERMDKLGGVFSHE
- the mreC gene encoding rod shape-determining protein MreC, translating into MQHSAPPLFRQGIPALLKLIVCLSISIALMLIDFRFKALDPIRNNVNWVLRPLEYVMMMPRNALEATSEYFTTRSTLDQENQVMKVRQAELSLLANQSEFLMVENQNLRELMALQKQVPFKTLPVEILFNPPNPISQRIVINRGSNDGLKLGNPIANDSGILGQVVRLYERSAEVSLLEDRDFAVPVQVARNGLRAAVFGAGRGNPLELRYLPVASDLEVGDILLTSGIDGIYPPGFAVAVISKIERNVDKNSSNVFCVPVAAVNRYRQALALLYDPQFDAKAPTLNNKSATGAPLTNTPGRRQTRARGMQ
- the mreD gene encoding rod shape-determining protein MreD codes for the protein MIDFQSGYILRPVNPVFIYFSLFCALLLNLLPIGNYGWVPDWLILCIVFWNIHQHRYVSVITAFILGLMMDVHNSDLLGLHAFSYSLVAYVAISWHRRIVALTVLSQALHLLPIFLLVSLFPVLAHWLLSGELYWWALTGAIQALIEAMLWPLATRILLAPQRRPIDVDHNRPL
- the mrdA gene encoding penicillin-binding protein 2, whose protein sequence is MVSFKKPDLDSFQERIHIATLFVTVCFLLLVTRLVWLQLVSHGKYALLAESNRIALVPAPANRGLLIDRNGIVIGRNYSALTLDVNAEEVKGNVDQLINDLSEIIDISPRDRRNFKRSLEDSRNMGTFPLRSMLNETETARFMANRYRFPGVEIRARSFREYPYNELASHLIGYIGRVSQKDKERMQAEIEGAKADDPDALQASFLPGIQYVGKIGLEQSYETVLRGVPGYDQVEITAGGKPVRTLSSSPSIPGKNVVLSVDIKLQYLVEQLYGNFRGAFVAIEPETGDVLAFVSKPNFNPNDFVEGIDSVTWKELNDSPQKPLYNRPLKGIYPPGSTYKPFMALAALENKKRTPSQTISDPGYFDFGNHTFRDDKKGGHGIVDMQKSIVESCDTYYYLLARDMGVNMMHDFMKPLGFGQITGIDLQGEARGVLPSTEWKKNTFKKPEQQKWYEGETISLGIGQGYNAFTILQLAHAMANVANNGIVMKPHLVKAIEDPFTRNRVLTTPKESYRIDLNAENIEVIKKAMLEVNISGTSAAAFKGTGYQVGGKTGTAQVFSLNSKEYKHSATAEFLRDHALYIAFAPVDKPTIVIAMVVENAGFGAQHAAPIARKALDYYIEGKWPKEIPEWKRAP
- the rodA gene encoding rod shape-determining protein RodA, which codes for MEKSPLIKVKGFFFGIFSGLDRQLGLILLGLAAIGFFTFLSASQNTPVQILEEVRNLVLSFVVMWIVSRIPPKWLEMGAVWIYGFGVALLIAVAAFGLIKKGARRWLNIGVVIQPSEIMKIAMPLMLAWYFQKREGIQKSWDYGVAGIILAIPVFLIARQPDLGTALLVFAAGLYVIILAGLPWKWILPFVALGVIGILLIIIFGSTICAHDVVWPLVHNYQKHRICTLLDPTSDPLGKGFHTIQSMIAIGSGGFFGKGWFQGTQAHLEFIPEKHTDFVFAVFSEEFGLLGNLVLLALFFALIKRGLAISASAPNLFTRLLGAAVTLIFFTYAFVNIGMVSGLLPVVGVPLPFISYGGTALVTLGFGAGILMSIHRHRRLVQS
- a CDS encoding HU family DNA-binding protein, which gives rise to MCADINIYKELHLNKAELIAAIADDAEISKAKAEFALNSAIDTIIKAVTKGDSVQLIGFGTFASGKRAARMGRNPKTGEPLKIAAAKTVKFSAGKAFKDSVNKRKK
- a CDS encoding aspartyl/asparaginyl beta-hydroxylase domain-containing protein, with protein sequence MRHVIFFVFVVSAIYVYYRGKVRFGVVRSLTDYQVLLAPVNTLLYLFSKVKASAFIPVSQFPEMEPIQDNWETIRQEALSLQEGGSIAAATGYNDIGFNSFFRTGWKRFHLCWYGKEVPSAQAKCPKTVALLKSIPSIKAAMFASLPPGATLVRHRDPYAGSLRYHIGLSTPNNPKCFIDVDGERYYWKDGEAVMFDETYIHFAANETDQQRIILFCDVERPVYTKIVQLLNRWFGRYVMSAASSQNVEGEKVGFVNVLFTYFYQLRAQAKKLKAKHRTVYYVGKWVLILGILWAIFW
- the can gene encoding carbonate dehydratase, yielding MTMKNSQALEQLFTNNRTWAESMIAKDANFFKRLVSQQAPEYLWIGCSDSRVPANDIVNLLPGELFVHRNVANVVVHTDLNCLSVIQFAIDLLKVKHILVVGHYGCSGVHAALTDKRVGLADNWLRHVKDVHQKHERYLGDMIPTQKRQDRLCELNVIEQVVNVCETTIVQDAWARGQDLTVHGWAYRLETGLVNDLGMSSSSVEEMTERYAKSVKRYEQDQN